The Fischerella sp. PCC 9605 genome includes the window AAGTGCTTTCACCTAGTGCCACAGCAATTAGAATACCAGCCTCAGCGAAGGTAAAAAATCGGGTTAGTTGTTAGTTATTAGTTGGTGGTTGTTTGTTGGTTGTTGTTTCAACTAACAAACAACAAACAACAAACAACAAGGATTAAGCACTAATTTCATACAATCTTCCATTGCGGACTTGCACTACACGATGGTTGCATCGTCGCACTAACTGCTCATCGTGAGTAGTAACAATTACTGTCGCACCAAAAGAATTTAACTTCTGAAGAATCTGCATTACTTGCCAGGAATTATCTGGATCGAGATTTCCGGTTGGTTCATCAGCTAAAAGCAGTGGTGGGGTTGCAACGATCGCCCGTGCAATACTCACCCGCTGTTGTTCTCCCCCAGAAAGTTGTTCGGGAAAGCAGTCAGCTTTGGCAAACAAACCTACTAACTTCAAAGTTGGTTCCAAACGCCGTTGAATTTCCTTGCGGGTATATCCTTGCGCTTGCAGGACAACTGTTACATTTTCTGCCACTGTTCGTTGGGGAATCAGTTTGTAGTCCTGAAATACAATGCCAATTCGCCGTCGGAATAAAGACAAGCGATCGCCCCGTAAAGTTGCCACATTACACCCATCAACTATCACTTCTCCCTGTGTTGGTAACTCTTGGCCATACAGCAGTTTCAAAAGCGTAGATTTACCAGAACCACTTGGCCCTGTGATAAACAGAAATTCTCCCTGTTTGACCTCAAGATTCACATCCAACAGGGCGTTATGTCCGTTGAGATATGTTTTTGCTGCTGAGCGCAATTGCACCATCAGTGTACTAACATTCCCCGGTTGAGTATCGCTATCTTGAAGATGAATAGATTTGTCAGTCGCTGCTTTCGGTGATAATACTGCTGGCATTGCTGTTTCTTCACACCCACAATTAAACACGTATAAAATTAAGATTCCCAGGTAATACCCAGGAATCTCAGATCCACGCTTAAAAATTTTGTGATAACAAACCACCAACAAATCACGGTACTTGCTGAGTGATCGCTTCTTTAACGGTCATACCATAAACTAAGGATTTGAGAGCAAACTTGGGTAAAGCCAACATTCGCCGCCAGCGCCAAGGCTCTTT containing:
- the ftsE gene encoding cell division ATP-binding protein FtsE → MPAVLSPKAATDKSIHLQDSDTQPGNVSTLMVQLRSAAKTYLNGHNALLDVNLEVKQGEFLFITGPSGSGKSTLLKLLYGQELPTQGEVIVDGCNVATLRGDRLSLFRRRIGIVFQDYKLIPQRTVAENVTVVLQAQGYTRKEIQRRLEPTLKLVGLFAKADCFPEQLSGGEQQRVSIARAIVATPPLLLADEPTGNLDPDNSWQVMQILQKLNSFGATVIVTTHDEQLVRRCNHRVVQVRNGRLYEISA